Part of the Longimicrobiaceae bacterium genome, GCCGTCCACGATGGCGGTCTGCGTCTCGGTGCCCAGCTCGGGCACGCGCAGGCCGTCCACCAGCAGGCGCCCCGGCGGGCAGCTCAGGCGGGCGATGGCGCGCTGCATGGCGAGCGCCGTCGCCCGGCGGATGTTGATGCGGTCGATCTCCGCCGCGGAGGCCGCGCCCACGCCCCAGCACACGCACGAGGTGACGATGCGCTCGTACAGCATGGCGCGCTTCTCGGCCGTGAGCTTCTTGCTGTCGTCCACGCCGGCGATCCAGCACCCTTCCGGCAGGATCACCGCCGCGGCGACCACGGGCCCGGCCAGCGGCCCGCGCCCCACCTCGTCCACACCGGCGACGAAGGGCGTGCCCGCGTCCCACCACGCCCACTCTTCCGCGAGCAGCTTGCGGAGGCGCGCCGGCGTGGGCTTTCGTGGAGCCTTGGCCTTGCCGGGCTTCTTCTTGGTGGGCGTTGCCAAAGTCGCGGGCGGGCGGTGCGGGGAACGCTGAGGGGACTGAGAATGGATAAGCGATTGCGTGGCGCGGGGGAAGGCCCGCACCCCCCGCTCGCACCACTCGCGGGACCCTCTCCCGGAAGCGGGAGAAGGAAACTACTGCCCGGGAG contains:
- a CDS encoding ribonuclease HII yields the protein MATPTKKKPGKAKAPRKPTPARLRKLLAEEWAWWDAGTPFVAGVDEVGRGPLAGPVVAAAVILPEGCWIAGVDDSKKLTAEKRAMLYERIVTSCVCWGVGAASAAEIDRINIRRATALAMQRAIARLSCPPGRLLVDGLRVPELGTETQTAIVDGDAKVHCIAAASILAKVVRDRLMERLAARHPGYRWERNKGYGTPEHLEALERLGPTRHHRQSFQPVQYTFQEALTVAELAAHAL